A portion of the Streptomyces sp. NBC_01335 genome contains these proteins:
- a CDS encoding NAD(P)/FAD-dependent oxidoreductase, whose translation MTAAAPPRRIVVVGASAAGLSAAETLRREGFDGSLTLVGEEAHPPYDRPPLSKQILTGAWQADRLRLRRPEDLDALGLDLRLGAAATALSPAARTVTLADGTELRYDNLVVATGVRPRRLPECGTPGVHVLRDLEDALALRDRLASGGRLVVVGAGFLGTEAAAAARLLGAAVTLVEPADVPLAPLLGRRLGAHVARIHRDHGVDLRTGTKVTGIRTAGGRAAAVHLSDGTQVEADDVLVAIGSRPNTEWLGGSGLDLTDGVGCDAYCAAAPGIHAAGDVARWHNPLFGTAMRIEHRTNAAEQGMAAARNLLDPGRARPFAPVPYFWSDQYGLRIQAYGHLGGHDEARVVDGDMGGGPFVVAYRTGRLLTGVVAVDTPPRVLRPWRAAIAARTPWQAWTVEAASATSPA comes from the coding sequence GTGACGGCGGCGGCGCCACCGCGCCGCATCGTGGTGGTGGGTGCGTCGGCGGCAGGTCTTTCGGCCGCCGAGACCCTGCGGCGCGAGGGGTTCGACGGTTCCCTCACGCTCGTGGGAGAGGAGGCGCACCCGCCCTACGACCGGCCGCCGCTGTCGAAGCAGATCCTCACCGGAGCGTGGCAGGCCGACCGCCTGCGGCTGCGCCGGCCCGAGGACCTGGACGCTCTCGGGCTGGACCTGCGGCTCGGGGCCGCCGCCACCGCCCTCTCCCCGGCCGCACGCACGGTGACCCTCGCCGACGGCACCGAACTCCGCTACGACAACCTGGTCGTCGCCACCGGAGTCCGGCCCCGCCGCCTCCCGGAGTGCGGCACGCCGGGCGTCCACGTCCTGCGCGACCTGGAGGACGCCCTGGCGCTGCGCGACCGCCTGGCGTCCGGCGGCCGGCTGGTCGTGGTGGGCGCCGGGTTCCTCGGTACGGAAGCGGCCGCCGCGGCACGCCTTCTCGGGGCCGCCGTCACCCTCGTCGAGCCCGCCGACGTCCCGCTCGCCCCTCTCCTCGGCCGCCGGCTCGGTGCCCACGTGGCCCGGATCCACCGCGACCACGGCGTGGACCTGAGAACCGGCACGAAGGTCACCGGGATCAGGACCGCCGGGGGCCGGGCCGCGGCGGTGCACCTGTCCGACGGGACACAGGTCGAGGCCGACGACGTACTGGTCGCCATCGGCTCCCGGCCCAACACCGAGTGGCTCGGCGGCAGCGGTCTCGACCTGACCGACGGGGTGGGCTGCGACGCGTACTGCGCCGCCGCCCCCGGCATCCACGCCGCAGGTGACGTGGCCCGGTGGCACAACCCGCTCTTCGGCACCGCCATGCGGATCGAGCACCGTACGAACGCCGCCGAGCAGGGCATGGCCGCGGCCCGCAACCTGCTGGACCCCGGCCGCGCCAGACCGTTCGCACCCGTCCCCTACTTCTGGTCCGACCAGTACGGGCTGAGGATCCAGGCCTACGGGCACCTGGGCGGCCACGACGAGGCCCGCGTCGTCGACGGGGACATGGGCGGCGGCCCCTTCGTCGTCGCCTACCGCACCGGCCGCCTCCTGACCGGGGTGGTGGCGGTGGACACGCCCCCGAGGGTGCTGCGCCCGTGGCGGGCGGCGATCGCGGCCCGTACCCCCTGGCAGGCGTGGACCGTTGAAGCGGCGTCAGCCACCTCCCCGGCCTGA